One genomic region from Magallana gigas chromosome 3, xbMagGiga1.1, whole genome shotgun sequence encodes:
- the LOC105318051 gene encoding multiple epidermal growth factor-like domains protein 6 isoform X6, producing MDLHFCELFLLVFVIGITPSKGTYNLRAGMPNVCPFQDVETRLVQVPCRQAFTRIAKVWKPDCGKSGHWCIGHERRTQYFTTYKQDYRRFVVTKYQCCHGWQQLHSQAGCMYRQCSQTACLNGGRCVDGNTQRCVCPSGFQGSRCQYDVNECTKGLSGCDQDCLNTMGSFQCKCRQGFRLGRDGRTCEDINECDNGKGGCQHECHNTHGGYQCLCPVGYRLRADGRSCEAAGNVRKEKNKLETINSFVGEFDKNGDIFQKLEQGVENRNQEKKSHDEHFNKKLAQRTRKRDELTDLASVFKSRRLLNYQVESACRVNNGDCEQVCLEGSVRGHYRCGCREGYQLKSDSRTCELTDPCRNRNGDCEHTCINNNGNRVCECYRGYKLSADQRHCEDINECLNNNGGCSQECANTQGSFECRCHPGFQLGINRKSCYTSCVYEVRKTLSGTIHVPGVELEPVDSCAINNGGCAHSCRHEDGGAVCSCRKGYILQIDKKSCLDADECGLEQACCAHHCSNNPGGYTCSCRSGFALNRNDGCSCDDVNECLTDNGGCEQECVNKEGSFTCVCKPGYRLAPNNRGCILIDTGPHRGDIPSPLQYKASIRPLPLAESLKLQDELIDADIKYECVRGSFGPDCEWTCDSCQNGASCNHDNPGCLCAPGWQGFLCNQTCPLGFYGSGCSKNCTCQNDGTCDHVTGRCTCPPGVRGESCEDGCPAGFFGKNCDKICSTPCHSGHCNREFGYCQCPPGFVGPYCNARCPSFNWGSNCVNTCRCNRTTTDYCNPENGKCSCKKGFHGDQCEFRCSQGHYGKNCEEKCHCNNNQSCDPENGRCYLRCAQGRMGDSCDQICPRGSFGFNCEQKCNCHNSECSPETGRCICRAGMRGRHCNKPCRNGTWGVNCMYECTCKKGECDKVTGECICPDGWYGLECQNACPPNRYGFQCLLQCKCENNAMCNPTDGSCKCKEGFRGTFCDQVCPPGTYGPDCIYRCACKNGAECDHITGECICGPGWKGVGCDEMCEPGTYGAGCKEKCRCANGASCDHIGGGCTCDKGWQGKHCDKPCPQGFFGMDCRGVCNCGNNGAECNHVTGECKCSAGWTGMDCSKTCPLGTFGEGCQHQCHCGNGGTCDPVSGACVCAAGWRGNHCEEECPRGFYGINCLYHCFCRNDAPCNSITGECNCTSGFTGTACEKSCYEGFYGPNCVHQCKCVHGESCDKETGKCKCLPGYHGEFCDKECPQGFYGEDCDEGCGCQNGASCHHVTGTCTCTAGWRGRQCHRPCMRGFYGKDCMEVCRCEDDKPCDHVSGKCECPPGFTGSSCQENCPEGRFGEGCNETCDCDQNSVCDSVTGRCSCRPGYSGKNCSRGCEEGMFGVSCENKCNCENGATCDPTTGTCMCPLGYIGPTCSEPCPRGYTGQGCRHVCKCRNEATCDPENGRCLCPPGYHGDRCQFKCDENSFGKDCSGNCNCSENGRCDPVTGQCHCDLGWMGDRCDQLCPSGRFGPACVHSCVCQNNGSCDPVSGCCSCLPGFYGQSCEFSCPEGTHGLYCRETCSCKNSAKCNPINGQCRCKPGYHGDNCQHMCSRGFYGSKCREECQCGSSHCDHVTGECFCPVGLKGANCTNMCKQGKYGPNCEFFCDCDNQGFCDPESGACVCRGGFTGSRCQYISASSSTRRGDIPWNVHYFGRR from the exons ATGGATCTTCATTTCTGTGAGTTGTTTCTGTTAGTTTTTGTGATTGGAATTACGCCATCAAAAGGAACATACAATCTTAGAGCCGGAAT GCCGAATGTCTGTCCGTTCCAAGACGTGGAGACAAGGCTGGTCCAAGTTCCGTGCAGACAAGCATTTACCAGGATAGCCAAGGTGTGGAAACCTGACTGTGGAAAATCCGGACACTGGTGCATTGGGCACGAACGAAG AACTCAGTACTTCACCACCTATAAGCAAGATTACAGGAGATTTGTTGTCACCAAATACCAGTGTTGTCATGGCTGGCAGCAACTGCACTCACAGGCTGGCTGCATGTACA GACAATGCAGCCAGACAGCCTGTTTGAATGGGGGCCGGTGTGTGGATGGAAACACCCAGAGATGTGTCTGTCCATCTGGGTTCCAGGGGTCGCGCTGTCAGTATG ATGTAAATGAATGTACCAAGGGACTCAGTGGGTGTGACCAGGACTGTCTGAACACTATGGGGTCCTTTCAGTGCAAATGTAGGCAGGGCTTTAGGCTGGGCAGGGACGGAAGGACTTGTGAAG ACATTAATGAATGTGACAATGGAAAAGGGGGATGCCAGCACGAGTGTCATAACACCCACGGAGGGTACCAGTGTCTCTGTCCGGTGGGCTACCGGCTCAGGGCGGACGGTCGGAGCTGTGAGG CTGCTGGGAACGTGCGTAAGGAGAAAAATAAACTAGAAACAATTAACAGTTTTGTTGgagaatttgataaaaatggagatatctttcaaaaattagAACAAGGAGTGGAAAATCGAAACCAGGAAAAAAAGTCGCATGATGagcattttaacaaaaaattggcACAGAGAACTAGGAAGAGAGATGAGTTAACAGATTTGGCTTCTGTTTTCAAATCTCGGCGACTTCTGAATTACCAGG TGGAATCTGCTTGCCGAGTAAACAATGGGGACTGTGAACAGGTGTGTCTGGAGGGCTCCGTTCGGGGACACTACAGGTGTGGCTGTAGAGAGGGCTACCAACTCAAAAGTGATAGTCGGACTTGTGAAT TGACTGATCCCTGCAGAAACAGAAATGGAGACTGTGAACATACATGCATCAACAACAATGGTAACAGAGTGTGTGAATGTTACCGTGGATACAAGTTGTCAGCTGACCAGAGGCACTGTGAGG atattaatgaATGCTTGAACAACAATGGAGGCTGTAGTCAGGAGTGTGCCAACACGCAGGGTTCTTTCGAGTGTCGATGTCATCCAGGTTTCCAGCTGGGCATCAACAGGAAGTCATGCTACA CCTCTTGTGTCTATG AGGTACGGAAAACTCTATCAGGGACGATTCATGTGCCAG GGGTAGAACTGGAGCCAGTAGACAGCTGCGCCATCAACAATGGAGGATGTGCCCACAGTTGTCGCCACGAGGATGGAGGAGCCGTCTGCTCCTGTAGGAAAGGATACATCCTTCAGATAGACAAAAAGTCCTGTCTAG ATGCTGACGAGTGTGGCTTGGAGCAGGCTTGCTGTGCCCACCATTGCTCTAACAATCCAGGGGGCTACACCTGCAGTTGTAGAAGTGGCTTTGCTCTGAATCGAAATGATGGCTGCTCGTGTGATG atGTGAATGAGTGTTTGACGGATAATGGTGGTTGTGAACAGGAGTGTGTGAATAAGGAAGGTTCCTTCACCTGTGTATGTAAACCAGGATACAGACTTGCCCCCAACAATAGGGGGTGTATCT TGATAGATACTGGTCCCCACAGAGGGGACATCCCCTCCCCATTACAGTACAAGGCGTCAATACGGCCCCTCCCTCTGGCTGAAAGTCTCAAACTCCAAGATGAACTGATAGATGCTGATATCAAATATG AATGTGTGCGAGGAAGTTTTGGCCCAGACTGTGAGTGGACATGCGACAGCTGCCAGAATGGAGCCAGCTGTAACCATGACAACCCGGGCTGTCTGTGTGCCCCGGGGTGGCAGGGATTCCTCTGTAACCAGACCTGCCCACTG GGTTTCTATGGCAGTGGATGCAGTAAGAACTGTACCTGTCAGAATGATGGTACTTGTGACCATGTGACCGGGAGGTGTACCTGTCCCCCAGGGGTCAGGGGCGAGTCCTGTGAGGATGGCTGCCCTGCCGGGTTCTTTGGTAAAAACTGTGACAAGATCTGTTCTACACCTTGTCACAGTGGCCATTGCAATAG GGAGTTTGGGTACTGTCAGTGTCCCCCCGGATTTGTGGGACCCTACTGTAATGCTAGGTGTCCGTCCTTTAACTGGGGGTCAAACTGTGTGAACACATGTCGATGTAACAGGACCACAACAGATTACTGTAACCCAGAG AATGGCAAATGCTCATGTAAGAAGGGTTTCCATGGTGACCAGTGTGAGTTTCGATGTTCGCAAGGGCATTATGGGAAAAACTGTGAAGAGAAATGTCATTGCAATAACAACCAGTCATGTGACCCAGAAAATGGCCGCTGCTACCTCAGATGTGCCCAAGGCAGAATGGGTGACAGCTGTGATCAAA TTTGTCCTCGTGGAAGTTTTGGTTTTAACTGTGAACAGAAATGTAATTGTCACAATAGTGAGTGTAGCCCAGAGACTGGGCGCTGTATTTGTAGAGCAGGCATGCGGGGAAGACATTGTAATAAGC CTTGTCGTAATGGAACATGGGGAGTTAACTGCATGTATGAATGCACCTGCAAGAAAGGAGAGTGCGATAAGGTCACAGGGGAATGCATCTGTCCTGATGGATGGTATGGTCTTGAATGCCAAAATG CCTGTCCTCCAAATCGGTATGGTTTCCAGTGTTTGCTGCAGTGTAAGTGTGAGAACAACGCCATGTGTAACCCTACAGATGGCTCCTGTAAGTGTAAGGAGGGGTTCAGGGGCACCTTCTGTGACCAAG TGTGCCCCCCGGGGACGTATGGACCGGACTGTATCTACAGGTGTGCCTGTAAGAACGGGGCGGAGTGTGACCACATCACAGGGGAGTGTATCTGTGGGCCGGGCTGGAAGGGCGTAGGCTGTGATGAAA TGTGTGAGCCAGGCACTTATGGAGCAGGCTGTAAAGAAAAGTGTCGCTGTGCTAATGGGGCGTCATGTGACCATATTGGAGGAGGGTGCACCTGTGACAAAGGCTGGCAGGGGAAGCATTGTGACAAGCCCTGCCCCCAGGGATTTTTTGGCATGGACTGTCGGGGGGTCTGTAACTGTGGCAACAATGGCGCAGAGTGTAACCATGTGACCGGGGAGTGCAAGTGTTCAGCAGGCTGGACGGGGATGGACTGCTCCAAGACCTGTCCCCTGGGGACCTTTGGGGAGGGGTGTCAGCACCAGTGTCACTGTGGTAACGGGGGTACCTGTGATCCTGTGTCTGGAGCCTGTGTGTGTGCGGCGGGATGGAGGGGCAATCACTGCGAGGAGG AGTGTCCTCGTGGATTTTATGGAATCAATTGTTTGTACCACTGCTTTTGTCGAAATGATGCCCCATGTAACAGCATCACGGGAGAATGTAACTGTACAAGTGGCTTCACTGGAACAGCCTGTGAAAAAT CATGTTACGAGGGTTTCTATGGCCCCAACTGTGTACATCAGTGCAAGTGTGTGCATGGAGAATCCTGTGACAAAGAGACAGGCAAATGTAAATGTCTGCCAGGATACCATGGAGAGTTCTGTGACAAAG AGTGTCCACAGGGATTCTATGGGGAAGATTGTGATGAAGGTTGTGGGTGTCAGAATGGGGCGTCATGTCACCATGTTACCGGGACCTGTACGTGTACCGCTGGGTGGAGAGGCCGGCAGTGTCACCGAC CCTGCATGAGAGGATTTTATGGCAAAGACTGTATGGAGGTGTGCCGGTGTGAGGATGACAAGCCATGTGACCATGTCTCGGGGAAATGTGAATGTCCACCAGGGTTCACCGGCAGCAGCTGTCAGGAGA ATTGTCCTGAGGGTCGGTTTGGGGAGGGATGTAACGAGACCTGTGACTGTGACCAGAACTCGGTCTGTGACTCAGTTACTGGGCGCTGCAGCTGTAGACCGGGCTACTCCGGCAAGAACTGCTCCAGAG GTTGTGAAGAGGGAATGTTTGGTGTAAGCTGTGAAAACAAGTGTAACTGTGAGAATGGGGCCACTTGTGACCCTACCACAGGGACATGCATGTGTCCTTTGGGTTATATCGGCCCCACCTGCTCTGAGCCCTGTCCCCGGGGATATACAGGTCAGGGCTGTAGACATGTCTGTAAGTGTAGAAATGAGGCAACCTGTGACCCAGAAAATGGCCGGTGTCTGTGTCCACCTGGTTACCATGGAGACAGATGCCAATTTA AATGTGATGAAAACAGTTTTGGCAAGGACTGCAGTGGAAATTGCAACTGTTCTGAAAATGGTCGCTGTGACCCGGTGACAGGTCAATGTCACTGTGACCTTGGCTGGATGGGGGACAGGTGCGATCAGCTGTGTCCTTCGGGAAGGTTTGGGCCGGCCTGTGTCCACTCTTGTGTGTGTCAGAACAATGGGTCATGTGACCCAGTGAGCGGATGTTGCAGCTGCCTGCCAGGGTTCTATGGACAGAGCTGTGAATTCA
- the LOC105318051 gene encoding multiple epidermal growth factor-like domains protein 6 isoform X8 yields MDLHFCELFLLVFVIGITPSKGTYNLRAGMPNVCPFQDVETRLVQVPCRQAFTRIAKVWKPDCGKSGHWCIGHERRTQYFTTYKQDYRRFVVTKYQCCHGWQQLHSQAGCMYRQCSQTACLNGGRCVDGNTQRCVCPSGFQGSRCQYDVNECTKGLSGCDQDCLNTMGSFQCKCRQGFRLGRDGRTCEDINECDNGKGGCQHECHNTHGGYQCLCPVGYRLRADGRSCEAAGNVRKEKNKLETINSFVGEFDKNGDIFQKLEQGVENRNQEKKSHDEHFNKKLAQRTRKRDELTDLASVFKSRRLLNYQVESACRVNNGDCEQVCLEGSVRGHYRCGCREGYQLKSDSRTCELTDPCRNRNGDCEHTCINNNGNRVCECYRGYKLSADQRHCEDINECLNNNGGCSQECANTQGSFECRCHPGFQLGINRKSCYTSCVYEVRKTLSGTIHVPGVELEPVDSCAINNGGCAHSCRHEDGGAVCSCRKGYILQIDKKSCLDADECGLEQACCAHHCSNNPGGYTCSCRSGFALNRNDGCSCDDVNECLTDNGGCEQECVNKEGSFTCVCKPGYRLAPNNRGCILIDTGPHRGDIPSPLQYKASIRPLPLAESLKLQDELIDADIKYECVRGSFGPDCEWTCDSCQNGASCNHDNPGCLCAPGWQGFLCNQTCPLGFYGSGCSKNCTCQNDGTCDHVTGRCTCPPGVRGESCEDGCPAGFFGKNCDKICSTPCHSGHCNREFGYCQCPPGFVGPYCNARCPSFNWGSNCVNTCRCNRTTTDYCNPENGKCSCKKGFHGDQCEFRCSQGHYGKNCEEKCHCNNNQSCDPENGRCYLRCAQGRMGDSCDQICPRGSFGFNCEQKCNCHNSECSPETGRCICRAGMRGRHCNKPCRNGTWGVNCMYECTCKKGECDKVTGECICPDGWYGLECQNACPPNRYGFQCLLQCKCENNAMCNPTDGSCKCKEGFRGTFCDQVCPPGTYGPDCIYRCACKNGAECDHITGECICGPGWKGVGCDEMCEPGTYGAGCKEKCRCANGASCDHIGGGCTCDKGWQGKHCDKPCPQGFFGMDCRGVCNCGNNGAECNHVTGECKCSAGWTGMDCSKTCPLGTFGEGCQHQCHCGNGGTCDPVSGACVCAAGWRGNHCEEECPRGFYGINCLYHCFCRNDAPCNSITGECNCTSGFTGTACEKSCYEGFYGPNCVHQCKCVHGESCDKETGKCKCLPGYHGEFCDKECPQGFYGEDCDEGCGCQNGASCHHVTGTCTCTAGWRGRQCHRPCMRGFYGKDCMEVCRCEDDKPCDHVSGKCECPPGFTGSSCQERKKNRKNRKARGKQRNERISVVSFENKPKVRPNSESWRTGCEEGMFGVSCENKCNCENGATCDPTTGTCMCPLGYIGPTCSEPCPRGYTGQGCRHVCKCRNEATCDPENGRCLCPPGYHGDRCQFKCDENSFGKDCSGNCNCSENGRCDPVTGQCHCDLGWMGDRCDQLCPSGRFGPACVHSCVCQNNGSCDPVSGCCSCLPGFYGQSCEFSCPEGTHGLYCRETCSCKNSAKCNPINGQCRCKPGYHGDNCQHMCSRGFYGSKCREECQCGSSHCDHVTGECFCPVGLKGANCTNMCKQGKYGPNCEFFCDCDNQGFCDPESGACVCRGGFTGSRCQYISASSSTRRGDIPWNVHYFGRR; encoded by the exons ATGGATCTTCATTTCTGTGAGTTGTTTCTGTTAGTTTTTGTGATTGGAATTACGCCATCAAAAGGAACATACAATCTTAGAGCCGGAAT GCCGAATGTCTGTCCGTTCCAAGACGTGGAGACAAGGCTGGTCCAAGTTCCGTGCAGACAAGCATTTACCAGGATAGCCAAGGTGTGGAAACCTGACTGTGGAAAATCCGGACACTGGTGCATTGGGCACGAACGAAG AACTCAGTACTTCACCACCTATAAGCAAGATTACAGGAGATTTGTTGTCACCAAATACCAGTGTTGTCATGGCTGGCAGCAACTGCACTCACAGGCTGGCTGCATGTACA GACAATGCAGCCAGACAGCCTGTTTGAATGGGGGCCGGTGTGTGGATGGAAACACCCAGAGATGTGTCTGTCCATCTGGGTTCCAGGGGTCGCGCTGTCAGTATG ATGTAAATGAATGTACCAAGGGACTCAGTGGGTGTGACCAGGACTGTCTGAACACTATGGGGTCCTTTCAGTGCAAATGTAGGCAGGGCTTTAGGCTGGGCAGGGACGGAAGGACTTGTGAAG ACATTAATGAATGTGACAATGGAAAAGGGGGATGCCAGCACGAGTGTCATAACACCCACGGAGGGTACCAGTGTCTCTGTCCGGTGGGCTACCGGCTCAGGGCGGACGGTCGGAGCTGTGAGG CTGCTGGGAACGTGCGTAAGGAGAAAAATAAACTAGAAACAATTAACAGTTTTGTTGgagaatttgataaaaatggagatatctttcaaaaattagAACAAGGAGTGGAAAATCGAAACCAGGAAAAAAAGTCGCATGATGagcattttaacaaaaaattggcACAGAGAACTAGGAAGAGAGATGAGTTAACAGATTTGGCTTCTGTTTTCAAATCTCGGCGACTTCTGAATTACCAGG TGGAATCTGCTTGCCGAGTAAACAATGGGGACTGTGAACAGGTGTGTCTGGAGGGCTCCGTTCGGGGACACTACAGGTGTGGCTGTAGAGAGGGCTACCAACTCAAAAGTGATAGTCGGACTTGTGAAT TGACTGATCCCTGCAGAAACAGAAATGGAGACTGTGAACATACATGCATCAACAACAATGGTAACAGAGTGTGTGAATGTTACCGTGGATACAAGTTGTCAGCTGACCAGAGGCACTGTGAGG atattaatgaATGCTTGAACAACAATGGAGGCTGTAGTCAGGAGTGTGCCAACACGCAGGGTTCTTTCGAGTGTCGATGTCATCCAGGTTTCCAGCTGGGCATCAACAGGAAGTCATGCTACA CCTCTTGTGTCTATG AGGTACGGAAAACTCTATCAGGGACGATTCATGTGCCAG GGGTAGAACTGGAGCCAGTAGACAGCTGCGCCATCAACAATGGAGGATGTGCCCACAGTTGTCGCCACGAGGATGGAGGAGCCGTCTGCTCCTGTAGGAAAGGATACATCCTTCAGATAGACAAAAAGTCCTGTCTAG ATGCTGACGAGTGTGGCTTGGAGCAGGCTTGCTGTGCCCACCATTGCTCTAACAATCCAGGGGGCTACACCTGCAGTTGTAGAAGTGGCTTTGCTCTGAATCGAAATGATGGCTGCTCGTGTGATG atGTGAATGAGTGTTTGACGGATAATGGTGGTTGTGAACAGGAGTGTGTGAATAAGGAAGGTTCCTTCACCTGTGTATGTAAACCAGGATACAGACTTGCCCCCAACAATAGGGGGTGTATCT TGATAGATACTGGTCCCCACAGAGGGGACATCCCCTCCCCATTACAGTACAAGGCGTCAATACGGCCCCTCCCTCTGGCTGAAAGTCTCAAACTCCAAGATGAACTGATAGATGCTGATATCAAATATG AATGTGTGCGAGGAAGTTTTGGCCCAGACTGTGAGTGGACATGCGACAGCTGCCAGAATGGAGCCAGCTGTAACCATGACAACCCGGGCTGTCTGTGTGCCCCGGGGTGGCAGGGATTCCTCTGTAACCAGACCTGCCCACTG GGTTTCTATGGCAGTGGATGCAGTAAGAACTGTACCTGTCAGAATGATGGTACTTGTGACCATGTGACCGGGAGGTGTACCTGTCCCCCAGGGGTCAGGGGCGAGTCCTGTGAGGATGGCTGCCCTGCCGGGTTCTTTGGTAAAAACTGTGACAAGATCTGTTCTACACCTTGTCACAGTGGCCATTGCAATAG GGAGTTTGGGTACTGTCAGTGTCCCCCCGGATTTGTGGGACCCTACTGTAATGCTAGGTGTCCGTCCTTTAACTGGGGGTCAAACTGTGTGAACACATGTCGATGTAACAGGACCACAACAGATTACTGTAACCCAGAG AATGGCAAATGCTCATGTAAGAAGGGTTTCCATGGTGACCAGTGTGAGTTTCGATGTTCGCAAGGGCATTATGGGAAAAACTGTGAAGAGAAATGTCATTGCAATAACAACCAGTCATGTGACCCAGAAAATGGCCGCTGCTACCTCAGATGTGCCCAAGGCAGAATGGGTGACAGCTGTGATCAAA TTTGTCCTCGTGGAAGTTTTGGTTTTAACTGTGAACAGAAATGTAATTGTCACAATAGTGAGTGTAGCCCAGAGACTGGGCGCTGTATTTGTAGAGCAGGCATGCGGGGAAGACATTGTAATAAGC CTTGTCGTAATGGAACATGGGGAGTTAACTGCATGTATGAATGCACCTGCAAGAAAGGAGAGTGCGATAAGGTCACAGGGGAATGCATCTGTCCTGATGGATGGTATGGTCTTGAATGCCAAAATG CCTGTCCTCCAAATCGGTATGGTTTCCAGTGTTTGCTGCAGTGTAAGTGTGAGAACAACGCCATGTGTAACCCTACAGATGGCTCCTGTAAGTGTAAGGAGGGGTTCAGGGGCACCTTCTGTGACCAAG TGTGCCCCCCGGGGACGTATGGACCGGACTGTATCTACAGGTGTGCCTGTAAGAACGGGGCGGAGTGTGACCACATCACAGGGGAGTGTATCTGTGGGCCGGGCTGGAAGGGCGTAGGCTGTGATGAAA TGTGTGAGCCAGGCACTTATGGAGCAGGCTGTAAAGAAAAGTGTCGCTGTGCTAATGGGGCGTCATGTGACCATATTGGAGGAGGGTGCACCTGTGACAAAGGCTGGCAGGGGAAGCATTGTGACAAGCCCTGCCCCCAGGGATTTTTTGGCATGGACTGTCGGGGGGTCTGTAACTGTGGCAACAATGGCGCAGAGTGTAACCATGTGACCGGGGAGTGCAAGTGTTCAGCAGGCTGGACGGGGATGGACTGCTCCAAGACCTGTCCCCTGGGGACCTTTGGGGAGGGGTGTCAGCACCAGTGTCACTGTGGTAACGGGGGTACCTGTGATCCTGTGTCTGGAGCCTGTGTGTGTGCGGCGGGATGGAGGGGCAATCACTGCGAGGAGG AGTGTCCTCGTGGATTTTATGGAATCAATTGTTTGTACCACTGCTTTTGTCGAAATGATGCCCCATGTAACAGCATCACGGGAGAATGTAACTGTACAAGTGGCTTCACTGGAACAGCCTGTGAAAAAT CATGTTACGAGGGTTTCTATGGCCCCAACTGTGTACATCAGTGCAAGTGTGTGCATGGAGAATCCTGTGACAAAGAGACAGGCAAATGTAAATGTCTGCCAGGATACCATGGAGAGTTCTGTGACAAAG AGTGTCCACAGGGATTCTATGGGGAAGATTGTGATGAAGGTTGTGGGTGTCAGAATGGGGCGTCATGTCACCATGTTACCGGGACCTGTACGTGTACCGCTGGGTGGAGAGGCCGGCAGTGTCACCGAC CCTGCATGAGAGGATTTTATGGCAAAGACTGTATGGAGGTGTGCCGGTGTGAGGATGACAAGCCATGTGACCATGTCTCGGGGAAATGTGAATGTCCACCAGGGTTCACCGGCAGCAGCTGTCAGGAGA GGAAAAAGAATAGAAAAAATAGGAAAGCTCGAGGAAAGCAGAGAAATGAGAGAATATCAGTCGTGTCTTTTGAAAACAAACCCAAAGTGAGGCCCAACTCAG AATCCTGGAGAACTG GTTGTGAAGAGGGAATGTTTGGTGTAAGCTGTGAAAACAAGTGTAACTGTGAGAATGGGGCCACTTGTGACCCTACCACAGGGACATGCATGTGTCCTTTGGGTTATATCGGCCCCACCTGCTCTGAGCCCTGTCCCCGGGGATATACAGGTCAGGGCTGTAGACATGTCTGTAAGTGTAGAAATGAGGCAACCTGTGACCCAGAAAATGGCCGGTGTCTGTGTCCACCTGGTTACCATGGAGACAGATGCCAATTTA AATGTGATGAAAACAGTTTTGGCAAGGACTGCAGTGGAAATTGCAACTGTTCTGAAAATGGTCGCTGTGACCCGGTGACAGGTCAATGTCACTGTGACCTTGGCTGGATGGGGGACAGGTGCGATCAGCTGTGTCCTTCGGGAAGGTTTGGGCCGGCCTGTGTCCACTCTTGTGTGTGTCAGAACAATGGGTCATGTGACCCAGTGAGCGGATGTTGCAGCTGCCTGCCAGGGTTCTATGGACAGAGCTGTGAATTCA